A stretch of the Macaca mulatta isolate MMU2019108-1 chromosome 16, T2T-MMU8v2.0, whole genome shotgun sequence genome encodes the following:
- the GAS2L2 gene encoding GAS2-like protein 2 isoform X2, whose translation MSQPAGGRRRPGTLKPPVCSIRPFKSSEQYLEAMKEDLAEWLRDLYGLDIDSTNFLQVLETGLVLCRHANAVTDAALAFLAEAPARAQKIPMPRVGVSCNAAAQPGTFQARDNVSNFIQWCRKEMGIQEVLMFETEDLVQRKNVKNVLLCLLELGRRAWRFGVAAPTLVQLEEEIEEEVRRELALPPPDPLPPAPPRRQPCHFRNLDQMILRNNVMVRVGGGWDTLGHYLDKHDPCRCTSLSHKPGNFLKPPAPPVQHEVRVQDGPSQTQPTMTISRSQSPPPPVDWKTYASSGRRLRSPTPSSPRPRRERGAGTGASREMAPFLRCQERSLTPSWRQPTAGDSPPSPQSSSSQKGRDPQCTLSGKRVDRYPPGLPRGRIPTSWVHEKTDSQGTDARNPTPQRLRDIEATTKGISARGLSPLPRSCSPAEQLGLRLPLQGKAKGAFFQFREPESVCSPTPVQDLTKIPIRLPSPHPPTPGRSFPGATSRSPGTELGRDPIPLRAVTADLAGSTHGDCSVKVRQEDQQLDIQLMAEAKVSRDLGPQEQEGQYTPLPLGRNKEQAIYCSLEEEILGNMKLLEVGSACLQGTRSGVIPRSGVYVPSLGGRWPEPGGPYDKVIQELAQGPPPLLKVDLEAWKAAPTGSPKPAVTPGPGSLKGKLGAIQSGPSTKASLSAKGTHMRKVPPQGGQNCSAPTASASPEAPTPLPLDPNSDKVKACLSEGRRTLRKPKKVPSIYKLKLRPRIRPRRDHRPEKQPSRIPKPLAYVCLGPARPPRRDRLLRAVLGSKGGEASRVDGASVGEEEEEGKEKEPAAPLESRPQTPEDLRPHWLDQAPLPPEEESWV comes from the exons ATGTCCCAGCCTgcgggaggcaggaggaggcccGGGACCCTAAAGCCACCTGTGTGCAGTATCCGGCCTTTCAAGTCCAGTGAGCAGTACCTGGAGGCCATGAAGGAAGACCTGGCTGAATGGCTTCGCGACCTCTATGGGCTGGACATCGACTCGACCAACTTCCTGCAGGTGCTGGAGACGGGCCTGGTGCTGTGCCGGCATGCCAACGCTGTCACTGACGCTGCCCTGGCCTTCCTGGCTGAGGCACCTGCCCGAGCCCAGAAGATTCCCATGCCCCGGGTCGGGGTCTCCTGCAATGCGGCCGCCCAGCCAGGTACCTTCCAGGCCAGGGACAACGTCTCCAACTTCATCCAGTGGTGTCGAAAGGAGATGGGCATCCAAG AGGTGCTGATGTTCGAGACGGAAGACTTGGTGCAGCGCAAGAACGTGAAGAACGTGTTGCTGTGTTTGCTGGAGCTGGGCCGCCGGGCGTGGCGCTTTGGCGTTGCGGCGCCCACCCTCGTGCAGCTGGAGGAGGAGATCGAGGAGGAGGTGCGGAGGGAACTGGCCCTGCCTCCGCCCGACCCCTTGCCGCCAGCGCCCCCCAGGCGCCAGCCCTGCCACTTCCGGAACCTGGACCAGATG ATCCTCCGGAACAATGTGATGGTACGTGTAGGGGGCGGCTGGGACACGCTGGGCCATTATCTGGACAAACATGACCCCTGCCGCTGCACATCCCTCT CACACAAGCCAGGCAACTTCCTGAAGCCCCCGGCCCCACCAGTGCAGCATGAAGTAAGGGTACAGGATGGACCCTCACAGACCCAGCCTACGATGACCATCAGCCGCTCACAGAGCCCGCCACCCCCCGTGGACTGGAAGACATATGCCTCTTCAGGCCGAAGGCTGAGgtcccccaccccatcctccccCAGACCCCGCAGGGAACGGGGAGCAGGGACGGGGGCGTCCAGAGAGATGGCACCATTCCTGAG GTGCCAGGAGAGGTCTCTCACCCCATCTTGGAGGCAGCCGACAGCTGGGGACAGCCCACCCAGCCCCCAGTCCTCGTCTTCCCAAAAGGGCCGAGACCCACAGTGCACCTTGTCAGGAAAGAGGGTGGATAGATACCCCCCTGGACTCCCCAGGGGAAGGATTCCCACATCTTGGGTTCATGAGAAAACAGACAGCCAAGGAACTGATGCCCGGAACCCCACCCCACAAAGACTCCGAGACATTGAGGCCACCACCAAAGGGATATCAGCAAGAGGACTATCTCCCCTGCCTCGTTCCTGTAGCCCAGCCGAGCAACTGGGCCTCAGGCTGCCACTCCAGGGTAAGGCCAAGGGTGCGTTCTTCCAGTTCAGGGAGCCAGAGTCTGTCTGTTCTCCAACCCCTGTCCAAGACCTAACCAAGATCCCCATCCGGCTGCCCTCTCCTCACCCCCCGACACCAGGAAGGAGCTTTCCTGGTGCTACAAGTAGAAGTCCCGGGACAGAACTTGGGAGAGACCCCATTCCACTAAGGGCCGTCACTGCGGACCTGGCTGGGTCCACGCATGGGGACTGCTCTGTGaaagtgaggcaggaggaccagcAGTTGGACATCCAGCTCATGGCAGAGGCCAAAGTGTCCCGGGACCTGGGCCCACAGGAGCAGGAGGGGCAGTACACACCTCTGCCCCTGGGCAGGAACAAGGAGCAAGCCATCTACTGTAGCCTTGAAGAGGAGATTTTGGGCAACATGAAGCTGCTAGAAGTCGGGAGTGCCTGTCTGCAGGGCACAAGGTCTGGGGTCATCCCTCGCAGTGGGGTCTATGTCCCCAGCCTGGGTGGGCGGTGGCCTGAGCCTGGGGGTCCTTATGACAAAGTCATCCAAGAACTGGCTCAGGGCCCCCCACCCCTCCTTAAAGTGGACCTGGAAGCCTGGAAGGCAGCCCCGACTGGCTCCCCTAAGCCAGCTGTTACCCCAGGACCGGGAAGCCTCAAAGGGAAGTTGGGAGCCATACAGAGTGGGCCCAGCACAAAGGCAAGCCTGAGTGCCAAGGGCACCCACATGAGGAAGGTCCCACCACAGGGAGGGCAGAACTGCTCGGCCCCTACTGCGTCTGCCAGCCCGGAGGCCCCCACACCTTTGCCCTTGGACCCCAACTCTGACAAAGTCAAGGCATGTCTAAGTGAGGGCAGGAGAACTCTCCGGAAGCCCAAGAAGGTCCCATCCATCTACAAGCTGAAGCTGAGACCCAGGATCCGGCCCCGAAGAGACCACAGGCCTGAGAAGCAGCCTTCACGAATCCCCAAGCCACTGGCCTATGTCTGCCTGGGTCCAGCCAGGCCGCCCCGCAGGGACAGACTGTTGAGAGCTGTGCTGGGCAGCAAGGGAGGGGAGGCATCCCGGGTGGACGGAGCTTCAgtaggtgaggaggaggaggaaggaaaggagaaagagccaGCCGCTCCATTGGAGAGCAGGCCCCAGACTCCAGAGGACCTGCGACCTCACTGGCTTGATCAAGCTCCACTTCCACCTGAGGAGGAGTCCTGGGTCTGA
- the GAS2L2 gene encoding GAS2-like protein 2 isoform X1 → MSQPAGGRRRPGTLKPPVCSIRPFKSSEQYLEAMKEDLAEWLRDLYGLDIDSTNFLQVLETGLVLCRHANAVTDAALAFLAEAPARAQKIPMPRVGVSCNAAAQPGTFQARDNVSNFIQWCRKEMGIQEVLMFETEDLVQRKNVKNVLLCLLELGRRAWRFGVAAPTLVQLEEEIEEEVRRELALPPPDPLPPAPPRRQPCHFRNLDQMVQNLVSQCTCPVQFSMVKVSEGKYRVGDSNTLIFIRILRNNVMVRVGGGWDTLGHYLDKHDPCRCTSLSHKPGNFLKPPAPPVQHEVRVQDGPSQTQPTMTISRSQSPPPPVDWKTYASSGRRLRSPTPSSPRPRRERGAGTGASREMAPFLRCQERSLTPSWRQPTAGDSPPSPQSSSSQKGRDPQCTLSGKRVDRYPPGLPRGRIPTSWVHEKTDSQGTDARNPTPQRLRDIEATTKGISARGLSPLPRSCSPAEQLGLRLPLQGKAKGAFFQFREPESVCSPTPVQDLTKIPIRLPSPHPPTPGRSFPGATSRSPGTELGRDPIPLRAVTADLAGSTHGDCSVKVRQEDQQLDIQLMAEAKVSRDLGPQEQEGQYTPLPLGRNKEQAIYCSLEEEILGNMKLLEVGSACLQGTRSGVIPRSGVYVPSLGGRWPEPGGPYDKVIQELAQGPPPLLKVDLEAWKAAPTGSPKPAVTPGPGSLKGKLGAIQSGPSTKASLSAKGTHMRKVPPQGGQNCSAPTASASPEAPTPLPLDPNSDKVKACLSEGRRTLRKPKKVPSIYKLKLRPRIRPRRDHRPEKQPSRIPKPLAYVCLGPARPPRRDRLLRAVLGSKGGEASRVDGASVGEEEEEGKEKEPAAPLESRPQTPEDLRPHWLDQAPLPPEEESWV, encoded by the exons ATGTCCCAGCCTgcgggaggcaggaggaggcccGGGACCCTAAAGCCACCTGTGTGCAGTATCCGGCCTTTCAAGTCCAGTGAGCAGTACCTGGAGGCCATGAAGGAAGACCTGGCTGAATGGCTTCGCGACCTCTATGGGCTGGACATCGACTCGACCAACTTCCTGCAGGTGCTGGAGACGGGCCTGGTGCTGTGCCGGCATGCCAACGCTGTCACTGACGCTGCCCTGGCCTTCCTGGCTGAGGCACCTGCCCGAGCCCAGAAGATTCCCATGCCCCGGGTCGGGGTCTCCTGCAATGCGGCCGCCCAGCCAGGTACCTTCCAGGCCAGGGACAACGTCTCCAACTTCATCCAGTGGTGTCGAAAGGAGATGGGCATCCAAG AGGTGCTGATGTTCGAGACGGAAGACTTGGTGCAGCGCAAGAACGTGAAGAACGTGTTGCTGTGTTTGCTGGAGCTGGGCCGCCGGGCGTGGCGCTTTGGCGTTGCGGCGCCCACCCTCGTGCAGCTGGAGGAGGAGATCGAGGAGGAGGTGCGGAGGGAACTGGCCCTGCCTCCGCCCGACCCCTTGCCGCCAGCGCCCCCCAGGCGCCAGCCCTGCCACTTCCGGAACCTGGACCAGATG GTGCAGAACCTTGTGAGCCAATGCACGTGCCCGGTGCAGTTCTCCATGGTCAAAGTGTCTGAGGGGAAGTACCGTGTGGGTGACTCCAACACCCTCATCTTCATCCGG ATCCTCCGGAACAATGTGATGGTACGTGTAGGGGGCGGCTGGGACACGCTGGGCCATTATCTGGACAAACATGACCCCTGCCGCTGCACATCCCTCT CACACAAGCCAGGCAACTTCCTGAAGCCCCCGGCCCCACCAGTGCAGCATGAAGTAAGGGTACAGGATGGACCCTCACAGACCCAGCCTACGATGACCATCAGCCGCTCACAGAGCCCGCCACCCCCCGTGGACTGGAAGACATATGCCTCTTCAGGCCGAAGGCTGAGgtcccccaccccatcctccccCAGACCCCGCAGGGAACGGGGAGCAGGGACGGGGGCGTCCAGAGAGATGGCACCATTCCTGAG GTGCCAGGAGAGGTCTCTCACCCCATCTTGGAGGCAGCCGACAGCTGGGGACAGCCCACCCAGCCCCCAGTCCTCGTCTTCCCAAAAGGGCCGAGACCCACAGTGCACCTTGTCAGGAAAGAGGGTGGATAGATACCCCCCTGGACTCCCCAGGGGAAGGATTCCCACATCTTGGGTTCATGAGAAAACAGACAGCCAAGGAACTGATGCCCGGAACCCCACCCCACAAAGACTCCGAGACATTGAGGCCACCACCAAAGGGATATCAGCAAGAGGACTATCTCCCCTGCCTCGTTCCTGTAGCCCAGCCGAGCAACTGGGCCTCAGGCTGCCACTCCAGGGTAAGGCCAAGGGTGCGTTCTTCCAGTTCAGGGAGCCAGAGTCTGTCTGTTCTCCAACCCCTGTCCAAGACCTAACCAAGATCCCCATCCGGCTGCCCTCTCCTCACCCCCCGACACCAGGAAGGAGCTTTCCTGGTGCTACAAGTAGAAGTCCCGGGACAGAACTTGGGAGAGACCCCATTCCACTAAGGGCCGTCACTGCGGACCTGGCTGGGTCCACGCATGGGGACTGCTCTGTGaaagtgaggcaggaggaccagcAGTTGGACATCCAGCTCATGGCAGAGGCCAAAGTGTCCCGGGACCTGGGCCCACAGGAGCAGGAGGGGCAGTACACACCTCTGCCCCTGGGCAGGAACAAGGAGCAAGCCATCTACTGTAGCCTTGAAGAGGAGATTTTGGGCAACATGAAGCTGCTAGAAGTCGGGAGTGCCTGTCTGCAGGGCACAAGGTCTGGGGTCATCCCTCGCAGTGGGGTCTATGTCCCCAGCCTGGGTGGGCGGTGGCCTGAGCCTGGGGGTCCTTATGACAAAGTCATCCAAGAACTGGCTCAGGGCCCCCCACCCCTCCTTAAAGTGGACCTGGAAGCCTGGAAGGCAGCCCCGACTGGCTCCCCTAAGCCAGCTGTTACCCCAGGACCGGGAAGCCTCAAAGGGAAGTTGGGAGCCATACAGAGTGGGCCCAGCACAAAGGCAAGCCTGAGTGCCAAGGGCACCCACATGAGGAAGGTCCCACCACAGGGAGGGCAGAACTGCTCGGCCCCTACTGCGTCTGCCAGCCCGGAGGCCCCCACACCTTTGCCCTTGGACCCCAACTCTGACAAAGTCAAGGCATGTCTAAGTGAGGGCAGGAGAACTCTCCGGAAGCCCAAGAAGGTCCCATCCATCTACAAGCTGAAGCTGAGACCCAGGATCCGGCCCCGAAGAGACCACAGGCCTGAGAAGCAGCCTTCACGAATCCCCAAGCCACTGGCCTATGTCTGCCTGGGTCCAGCCAGGCCGCCCCGCAGGGACAGACTGTTGAGAGCTGTGCTGGGCAGCAAGGGAGGGGAGGCATCCCGGGTGGACGGAGCTTCAgtaggtgaggaggaggaggaaggaaaggagaaagagccaGCCGCTCCATTGGAGAGCAGGCCCCAGACTCCAGAGGACCTGCGACCTCACTGGCTTGATCAAGCTCCACTTCCACCTGAGGAGGAGTCCTGGGTCTGA